One genomic segment of Gorilla gorilla gorilla isolate KB3781 chromosome 23, NHGRI_mGorGor1-v2.1_pri, whole genome shotgun sequence includes these proteins:
- the TUBA8 gene encoding tubulin alpha-8 chain isoform X2: MERLSLDYGKKSKLEFAIYPAPQVSTAVVEPYNSILTTHTTLEHSDCAFMVDNEAIYDICRRNLDIERPTYTNLNRLISQIVSSITASLRFDGALNVDLTEFQTNLVPYPRIHFPLVTYAPIISAEKAYHEQLSVAEITSSCFEPNSQMVKCDPRHGKYMACCMLYRGDVVPKDVNVAIAAIKTKRTIQFVDWCPTGFKVGINYQPPTVVPGGDLAKVQRAVCMLSNTTAIAEAWARLDHKFDLMYAKRAFVHWYVGEGMEEGEFSEAREDLAALEKDYEEVGTDSFEEENEGEEF; the protein is encoded by the exons ATGGAACGCCTCTCCCTGGATTATGGCAAGAAATCCAAGCTGGAGTTTGCCATCTACCCAGCCCCCCAGGTCTCTACTGCAGTCGTGGAGCCCTACAACTCCATCCTGACCACCCACACCACACTGGAACATTCAGATTGTGCTTTCATGGTGGACAACGAAGCCATCTATGACATCTGCCGCAGGAACCTTGACATTGAGCGCCCTACCTATACCAACCTCAACCGCCTCATCAGTCAGATTGTGTCCTCAATCACTGCTTCTCTCCGCTTTGATGGGGCCCTCAATGTGGACCTCActgagttccagaccaacctggtgCCCTACCCCCGCATCCACTTCCCGCTGGTCACCTACGCGCCCATCATCTCTGCCGAGAAAGCCTATCACGAACAGCTGTCTGTGGCCGAGATCACCAGCTCCTGCTTTGAGCCCAACAGCCAGATGGTGAAGTGCGACCCGAGACATGGCAAGTACATGGCCTGCTGCATGCTCTACCGGGGCGACGTGGTGCCCAAGGATGTGAATGTCGCTATTGCTGCCATCAAGACCAAGAGGACCATCCAGTTTGTAGACTGGTGTCCCACAGGCTTCAAG GTGGGCATCAACTACCAGCCCCCGACCGTGGTCCCCGGGGGAGACCTGGCCAAGGTGCAGCGGGCCGTCTGCATGCTCAGCAACACCACAGCCATCGCGGAGGCCTGGGCCCGCCTCGACCACAAGTTCGACCTCATGTACGCCAAGCGGGCCTTTGTGCATTGGTATGTGGGAGAGGGGATGGAAGAAGGAGAATTTTCTGAGGCCAGGGAAGACTTAGCTGCCCTGGAGAAGGATTATGAAGAAGTGGGGACTGATTCgtttgaagaagaaaatgaaggggaggaattttaa